Sequence from the Nocardioides exalbidus genome:
TCGCGCGGCTCGAAGTCGAACTCGCGCGGCGTGCCGACCTGCTCGATGACGGTGTAGTCGTCCTCGAGGCCCGCGGGCGCCGCGTCGTCGGCGATGTTGGGGATCGCCTTCATCGCCTCGTCCCACGCGGCCTCGGCGGCGGCGCGGGCGGCCTCGGCCTCCTTGACGCCGGCGGCGAGCTCCTTGACCTGGGCGAGCAGGGTCTGTTTCTCCTCGCCCTGCGCCTTCGCGACGAGGGCACCGCTGGCCTTCTGCTCGGCGCGCCTGGCCTCGAAGTCGGCGATCGCCTGCCGGCGCGCGGAGTCGGCCTCCAGCGCACGGTCGACCACGTCGTCGGACAGCCGACGCTTGGCCTGGGCGGCGCGCACGCGGTCGGGGTCGTCACGGAGCAGGCGGGGATCGATCACGCCCACAGGCTAGCCGTCGCGGACTCGGGTTCTCGCATCGGTTTGGGCATACTTCACCGGTGACCCCCACCTCCCGGAACCGCTGCCTCACGTGGGCCGCAGTGACCGCCGTGCTGTTCGGCGTCCTCGCGATCATGGTGACGCGCGACCGGGCGCCACTCGACTCCTTCGACGTCAACGGCCGGCGCCTCGAGGACTGGGCCGACGACTACTCCGCGCTGGTCGACGTGCTGCGCGTCATCGAGGTCGCCTTCGGCACCATCGGCATGACGACGCTGACGGTGCTGCTCGCCCTGGTGCTGTTCGTACGCCGCCAGCGCTGGGCGTCGCTGCTGGCGGTCGTCGTGATGTCGGTGACCGCGCTGGCGACCACCGGCATCAAGCTCTGGCTGGGCCGCTCGCGCCCGAGCTGGCAGGACACCCTCGGCCTCCACGAGAACTACAGCTTCCCCTCCGGCCACGCGTCGTCCGTGGCGGCGTTCGCCGCGATCCTGGTCATGCTGCTGGCCCTCTTCGTCCGCCGCACCAACCTGCGCCGGCTCGGCATCACCGTCGTCGTGGCGTGGTGGCTGCTGGTCTGCTTCGACCGGCTGCTGCTCGGGCGGCACTTCCCCACCGACGTCATCGGCGGCACGCTGCTCGCCCTCACCGTCTTCCTCGTCGTGCTCGCCTTCGTCGACCCGCGCCCGCGCTCGACCGCGGCCAAGGCGGAGCCGCTGCCGGAGGTCTACGCCTCGGAGAAGCGGCTCGCGGTCATCCTCAACCCGGTGAAGGTCGAGGACGTGGGCCAGTTCCGCGCGATCGTCGGCTCGATGGCCCGGGAGTCGGGCTGGTCCGAGCCGACCTGGCAGTACACGACCGTCGAGGACCCCGGCACGGGCATGGCCGAGCGGGCCGCGGTCTCCGGCGCCGACCTGGTGATGGTCTGCGGCGGTGACGGCACCGTCCGCGAGGTGTGCGCCGAGCTCGCCGGCACCGGCATCCCGGTCGGCATCATCCCCGCCGGCACCGGCAACCTGCTGGCCCGCAACCTCGACATCCCGCTCTACCTCCGCTCGGCGATCGACGTCGCGCTCAACGGCCAGGACCGGGCCATCGACCTGGTCGAGGTCGGCGGCGACGGCATCGAGGACACGCACTTCATGGTGATGGCCGGCATGGGCTTCGACGCCGCGATCATGGAGGGCGTCAACGAGGACATCAAGAAGCGCATCGGCTGGGTCGCCTACGTCGTCTCGGCGCTGAAGTCGCTGATGTTCCCGGCGGTGAGGATCGAGGTCCAGGTCGACGACCAGGAGCCCACCACCCACCGCGCCCGCACGGTCGTCGTCGGCAACGTCGGCTTCCTCCAGGCCGGCATGCCGCTCCTGCCCGACGCGACGATCGACGACGGCATCCTGGACGTCGTGATCATCCATCCGCGGCAGTTCCTGTCGTGGATCACGGTGGCCTCGCGCGTGCTGCGCAAGAGCAGCGTCGTCGACGAGACCCTCGACCGCCGTACGGGTGCGCGGGTGCGGTTGAAGGCCTCCTCCGACACCCCCCGCCAGCTCGACGGCGACTCGATCGGCGAGGGCCGCGAGCTCTGGATGGAGTGCGTCCACGGGCGGCTCCTGGTCCGCGTCCCCCGCTGAGCCGAGCCCGCTGCGACGCCGGGTCAGCCCACGAAGCGGTAGCCCATCCCGGGCTCGGTCAGGAAGACGACCGGGCGGCCGGGGTCGGCCTCGAGCTTGCGC
This genomic interval carries:
- a CDS encoding YegS/Rv2252/BmrU family lipid kinase; this translates as MTPTSRNRCLTWAAVTAVLFGVLAIMVTRDRAPLDSFDVNGRRLEDWADDYSALVDVLRVIEVAFGTIGMTTLTVLLALVLFVRRQRWASLLAVVVMSVTALATTGIKLWLGRSRPSWQDTLGLHENYSFPSGHASSVAAFAAILVMLLALFVRRTNLRRLGITVVVAWWLLVCFDRLLLGRHFPTDVIGGTLLALTVFLVVLAFVDPRPRSTAAKAEPLPEVYASEKRLAVILNPVKVEDVGQFRAIVGSMARESGWSEPTWQYTTVEDPGTGMAERAAVSGADLVMVCGGDGTVREVCAELAGTGIPVGIIPAGTGNLLARNLDIPLYLRSAIDVALNGQDRAIDLVEVGGDGIEDTHFMVMAGMGFDAAIMEGVNEDIKKRIGWVAYVVSALKSLMFPAVRIEVQVDDQEPTTHRARTVVVGNVGFLQAGMPLLPDATIDDGILDVVIIHPRQFLSWITVASRVLRKSSVVDETLDRRTGARVRLKASSDTPRQLDGDSIGEGRELWMECVHGRLLVRVPR